In Acinetobacter sp. WCHAc010034, a genomic segment contains:
- a CDS encoding diguanylate cyclase, translating into MNTESIDVLAQQWESICSDYSAGVLSDTFQFIQAHSEALVIEFYKNMMLEKEASYFLSDDIVQNRLTKTLNQWLIECFNAPFQRNFAELTEKQQTVGKVHARIGIPSWLIMRGVREIEKKVFSLQSEALQPESYAFSMTCYMFQVLGFSSEIMCRSYEVNVEKSNDIKHTYRLFSAMQDVAVQKDKQRGSLLDWENELMFKVFSDQHKFTHPALSKSEFGLWFIHKAAYAFTGSEQVDEIIARIYEVDQLNQTVLECEEKERTIQLIQNVRGKNREIQHLIDQLFQVAEYIDSGNDALTQLLNRRYLDTIVSREINFSRKNRAPLSLLAIDADYFKRINDRHGHAAGDLALQFIGEVLLECVRGSDYAFRIGGEEFLLLLVDSDLSRAQEIAENIRRRVQETAIRTALGSSFNFTVSIGCSLYDGHPDYQRFLDAADAALYAAKNNGRNNVYLSR; encoded by the coding sequence ATGAATACTGAAAGCATTGACGTGCTTGCGCAACAATGGGAATCGATTTGCAGTGACTATTCAGCAGGTGTTTTAAGCGATACTTTTCAATTTATTCAGGCGCATTCTGAAGCCTTGGTTATTGAATTTTACAAAAATATGATGCTGGAAAAAGAGGCCTCATATTTCCTATCTGACGATATTGTGCAGAACCGCTTAACCAAAACGCTGAACCAGTGGCTGATTGAATGCTTCAATGCGCCGTTCCAGCGGAACTTTGCAGAACTCACGGAAAAGCAGCAGACGGTAGGCAAAGTCCATGCGCGCATCGGCATTCCGTCCTGGCTGATCATGCGCGGCGTCAGGGAAATTGAAAAGAAAGTCTTCAGCCTGCAGTCTGAAGCCCTGCAGCCGGAAAGCTATGCCTTTTCCATGACCTGCTATATGTTTCAGGTGCTGGGCTTCAGCTCTGAAATTATGTGCCGCTCCTATGAAGTCAATGTCGAAAAAAGCAATGACATCAAGCATACCTACCGCCTGTTTTCCGCTATGCAGGATGTGGCGGTGCAAAAAGACAAGCAGCGCGGTTCCTTGCTAGACTGGGAAAATGAGCTGATGTTCAAGGTCTTTTCCGACCAGCATAAATTTACCCATCCGGCACTGTCTAAATCGGAGTTTGGCCTCTGGTTCATTCATAAGGCGGCTTATGCTTTTACCGGCTCTGAGCAGGTGGATGAAATTATCGCGCGCATTTATGAAGTGGATCAGCTCAATCAAACCGTTTTGGAGTGTGAGGAAAAAGAGCGCACTATCCAGCTGATTCAGAATGTGCGCGGAAAAAACCGTGAAATTCAGCATTTGATTGATCAGCTGTTTCAGGTTGCGGAATACATCGACTCAGGCAATGACGCGCTGACGCAGCTGCTGAACCGGCGCTATCTGGATACGATTGTTTCGCGTGAAATTAACTTTTCCCGCAAAAACAGGGCGCCGCTGTCTTTGCTGGCCATCGATGCTGATTATTTTAAGCGCATTAATGACAGGCACGGGCATGCCGCCGGCGATTTAGCGCTGCAGTTTATCGGCGAAGTCCTACTGGAATGCGTCCGCGGCAGCGATTATGCCTTCCGGATTGGCGGGGAGGAGTTCCTGCTGCTGCTGGTTGACAGTGATTTGTCCCGCGCGCAGGAAATTGCCGAAAATATCCGCAGGCGGGTGCAGGAAACCGCCATCCGCACCGCGCTCGGCAGCAGCTTTAATTTCACGGTCAGCATTGGCTGTTCATTGTATGACGGCCATCCGGATTACCAGCGCTTTCTGGACGCCGCTGACGCAGCGCTGTATGCGGCCAAGAACAATGGGCGCAATAATGTTTATTTGTCGAGGTAA